CTGGTACCGGCGGGCGCTGACCGAGCTGTCGCATCTGCCGCAGGTCGCCCGGGTCGCCATCCAGACGAATCTGAGCTGCCGCGTCGACTGGCTGAAGGCGGCCGACCCCGCGAAGGTGGCCCTGTGGTGCACGTATCACCCGGGCCAGACACCGTACGACCGTTTCCTCGCCAAGTGCCGTGAACTGGAAGGCGGGGGAGTCCGGTTCAGTGTGGGTGTGGTGGGTTTCCCGGACCATCTGGACCAGGCGCGCCGACTCCGCGCCGACCTCCCCGGCCAGGTGTATCTGTGGGTCAACGCGGCCGAGGGACGCGGGTACTCGGACGAGGAGGCGGCGGAGTGGACCGCGCTCGACCCGCTGTTCCCGTTCAGCCGCCACCCGCACTCGTCGGCGGGGCTGCCCTGCCGCACGGGCGAGTCGGTGATCTCGGTGGACGGCGAGGGCAGGGTCCGCCGGTGCCACTTCGTCCCGGCCGAGTTGGGCAATCTGTACGACGGTTCCTACCGTGAGGCTCTCCGGCCGCGCCCCTGCCCGCTCACGACGTGCGACTGCCACATCGGCTATGTCCATCTGGAGACACTGCCGTTGTACGACGTCTTCGCGGGCGGCGTCCTGGAACGGATACCGGCGGCGCCGCCGACCGGGCCGATGTCCCTTCCTTTCCCGGTGGTTCGGTGACGCGCGAGCGACATCGGGTCCGGAGTTATTTCCACCGGGAAAGGACGAACAGCCGTCGGCCGGCACACGGGGGTGCCGGCCGACGGCTGATTCCGGTGGATCCGATTGCGGCGGAGCCGATTCCGGTGAATCCGATTGCGGTCGGGACCGGGGAGAGAAAGGCGTCAGAGAGAAACGCCGTGCTCGCGCAGATACGCCAGCGGGTCGACGTCGGAGCCGTATCCCGGGCCGGTGCGGATCTCGAAGTGCAGGTGCGGACCGGTGGAATTGCCGGTGGAACCGGAGAGACCGATCTGGTCACCGGCGCCGACACTCTGGCCCGCCGACACGGAGATCGAGGAGAGATGGCCGTACTGCGAGTACTGGCCGTCGTCGTGCCGGATGACGACCTCGTTGCCGTACGACCCGGCCCAGCCCGCCGAGACGACGGTGCCGGGGGCGACCGCCTTGACGGTGGTGCCGGTGCCGACCGCGAAGTCGACGCCGGTGTGGTAGCCGCTGGCCCAACTGCTGCCGGACGCGCGGTACTGGGTGGTGATGGCGGCGCCGTCGACGGGGGCCGTGTAGCCGGACGCGGCGCTCGGCGCGGCGGGCTGCGCGGCCGTGGTGTCAGGGGCGGTGTCGGCGGCGGTGTCGGCCTTCGGGGCGGGCCGAGCGGGCGCGGGCTTCGCCGGGGCGGGCTTGGCGGGCGCGGCCTTCTTCTTCGCGGCGCCGTCGGCACGGCCCCCGGCCGTCGCCTTGGCCTGGGCGCCGATGGTGAGCTTGAGGCCCGGGTGGATCAGCGACGGGTTGTCGCCGACGGCCTCGCGGTTGTCCTCGTAGAGCGTGTGCCAGCCGCCCCGGACGTGGTGCGTCTGGGCGATTCTGGCGAGGTAGTCCCCCGGCTTCACCGTGTAGACGGACCCGCGCTTGGTCCCGGCCCGCTGCCCGGCGGGAGCGGCGGCCGTGTGCGCGACGGAGGCGGCGGACGCGGCGGTGACGGACGACGGGGCACCGGTCTGCTCGGCGGCGTGGGCACCCGTGGCGCCCACGAGCGGAATAGCGAGGGCCGCGCCGCCCGTTCCGGCGACGACGAATCCACGCACTATCGGGTTGTTCCTCGGACGGCGGTGCTTACCCTTTGCGGGCATGGCGAATTCCTCTCCGGCGCCTGCGAGGTGAGCTGTCGGGTTCGGACTGGAGATGCCCGGCCGCGCGTTGACGCGGCTTCACCCCGAGCCGTCCCGATTCTCCGGAACGGCGTACTACCTGGGTCCCCCGCTCCTGCCACACGTGAATGGGTGCTGGATGGATGCGGATTCCGAACGGCGGCAGGATTCGGCGGTCCGTTCGGATTGCGGTGACGTTAAGCCGGGCGGACCGGCGCGGACAACCCGTTGCTTTGCTCCGGCAATCAGTGCCGCGAATACCGGCCGCCGGAACCGGTCACCCTGCGTGGAAACGGACCGGTGAATTCCGTGCGTCGCACCGATTCCCTCGGCCTCCCCCGGCCGGGCACGGCCACACACCGTCACGGATGAGATCCTGCTCACCCACGGACGACTATTTCCCTCCATCTCCCCTTCTTCCTGGGCGTGTTACTCACAATCCGGCATTACGACCAGAAACCCTTTAGTACGACTATTCGATGGGTGCCCATGTCGTAAAGTCGGAGCGCGACAGGTCGGCGACCAGCGCCGTCCGGAGACGCGGAGGAGCTCACGTGACGCACGAGGTGCCGCAGCAGATCCCGTCGGCCGAGCCCGTTCTGGCCGGGGTACGCAACTTCCGCGACGTGGGCGGTCTGCCCACGGTCGACGGGCGGCGCGTACGGTACGGACGGCTCTTCCGCAGCGGCCACCTCGCCCATGCCACCGCCGAGGACAGAGCGTTCCTCACGTCGCTGGGGCTGCATACGATCTTCGACTTCCGCAACGCGGCCGACCAGAAGCTCGACGGCCTGGACGTCGAACTGGCCGGCGTACGCAATGTGAACATCCCGCTCACCGACCCGGCCGACGGCACGGAGTTCTGGAAGATGGTCCGCCACGGGGATCTCGACCAGCTGCGGTCCATCCTCGCGGACGGCAAAGGGGTGTCCCGGATGACCGCTTCGTACCGTTCCATCATTCTGGACCGCACCGCCGAGCACCGGCGTGTGCTGCACGCGCTGGCGGAGGAGAGCCTGCCCGCGCTGATGCACTGCGCGGCGGGCAAGGACCGGGCCGGACTCTCGGTCGCGGTGTCGCTGCTCGCCGTGGGCGTGGAGCGGGACGCGATCGAGGCCGACTATCTGAAGTCCAACGCCCCGGCCCGCCGGTATCTGGTGCGCCGCGGCGACCCGTCGCCCGAGGGAACGTCGCCGGAGGTGCTCGAACTGCTGGCGCCCCTCTTCGACGCGCGTGCCGTGTATCTCGAAACGGCGTTCACGACGATGGAGGAGACGTGGGGCAGCATCGACCGCTACCTCGCGGACGGGCTGGGGCTGACGGACGAGCGGCGCGAACGGCTGCGGGCACGCCTGGTCGACGAGGGGTAGTACGGCCCCGGGCGGGCGCCGGACAGGGCCTACCGGCCTTTGGCGCCCGCCTCGAAGAGCAGATAGAGGAAGCCGGCCAGGACATGGCCCGCGACCAGGTAGGCGAAGAGCCGGATGGCGAGACCCCGGGGGAAATTGCGCTCCTCGTCCATGACGGACGGAGCGGGCGCGGCGGACGAGTCAGACATAACGGGTGAGTCGGGCGTGGCCGACATGTCGCAGGCGGCGGACGGTGCGGGCGCCTCGGACAGCGGCGCCCGCTCCCGACCTCGCCGCTCCTGGACCTGGACCAGGTCCTGCTCCTGCTCCTGCTCCTGCTCCTGCTCCTGCTTCGGTGACGTGTCGGGCATGGTGACGGCCTCTCTCGGTCCGGTGGTGGCTGACCGCAGGTCAGCGGCGGTGGGCCCCGCCCGGCAGGCACAGCTCGGCGACGGGACTGGTCAGCAGGGTGTGTACGAAC
Above is a window of Streptomyces sp. NBC_01498 DNA encoding:
- a CDS encoding tyrosine-protein phosphatase, which codes for MPQQIPSAEPVLAGVRNFRDVGGLPTVDGRRVRYGRLFRSGHLAHATAEDRAFLTSLGLHTIFDFRNAADQKLDGLDVELAGVRNVNIPLTDPADGTEFWKMVRHGDLDQLRSILADGKGVSRMTASYRSIILDRTAEHRRVLHALAEESLPALMHCAAGKDRAGLSVAVSLLAVGVERDAIEADYLKSNAPARRYLVRRGDPSPEGTSPEVLELLAPLFDARAVYLETAFTTMEETWGSIDRYLADGLGLTDERRERLRARLVDEG
- a CDS encoding LysM peptidoglycan-binding domain-containing M23 family metallopeptidase, with the translated sequence MPAKGKHRRPRNNPIVRGFVVAGTGGAALAIPLVGATGAHAAEQTGAPSSVTAASAASVAHTAAAPAGQRAGTKRGSVYTVKPGDYLARIAQTHHVRGGWHTLYEDNREAVGDNPSLIHPGLKLTIGAQAKATAGGRADGAAKKKAAPAKPAPAKPAPARPAPKADTAADTAPDTTAAQPAAPSAASGYTAPVDGAAITTQYRASGSSWASGYHTGVDFAVGTGTTVKAVAPGTVVSAGWAGSYGNEVVIRHDDGQYSQYGHLSSISVSAGQSVGAGDQIGLSGSTGNSTGPHLHFEIRTGPGYGSDVDPLAYLREHGVSL
- a CDS encoding DUF6126 family protein — protein: MSDSSAAPAPSVMDEERNFPRGLAIRLFAYLVAGHVLAGFLYLLFEAGAKGR
- a CDS encoding STM4011 family radical SAM protein translates to MDLTILYRGPLASCDYDCPYCPFAKRRDSPDQLRADRAALERFTAWVAGRTDDRLSVLFTPWGEGLTRSWYRRALTELSHLPQVARVAIQTNLSCRVDWLKAADPAKVALWCTYHPGQTPYDRFLAKCRELEGGGVRFSVGVVGFPDHLDQARRLRADLPGQVYLWVNAAEGRGYSDEEAAEWTALDPLFPFSRHPHSSAGLPCRTGESVISVDGEGRVRRCHFVPAELGNLYDGSYREALRPRPCPLTTCDCHIGYVHLETLPLYDVFAGGVLERIPAAPPTGPMSLPFPVVR